One Oryza sativa Japonica Group chromosome 8, ASM3414082v1 DNA window includes the following coding sequences:
- the LOC9267781 gene encoding uncharacterized protein isoform X6 has protein sequence MKIKETSPGVTDRYQAANKTEEAVVKRTPPPPTRRRRRNITREYETNRTRDHHFTAGFCLAFWAPPRLAAAAASVGSSDPTSPIGRSCQWPPNLTLVVIGDVHGAGEAMSGSVGRRTSPAAVRHGGVRAPPRSDKVMERPNSKIPAMKASSSNAAAPQMIMNRSQSRRDRKIALQQDVDKLRKKLRHEENVHRALERAFTRPLGALPRLPPYLPSQTLELLAEVAVLEEEVVRLEEQVVSFRQGLYEEAVTISMAKSAYFSDTDRCTPARHGQVPDQAASASWSSLKRVTNVKQTPRRTIPSMNHGGDRPGKENQSCTTNSFRDHSRFPLKTVPKCSNPEEEKCADFQTVSAVKDQKGTEDTTVIDSENISTEANKVSEELLTCLLNIFSQMRSSSDQDEDRSSSPSVSGSCESSDGAACAGDPYGVLELGSRDIGPYKQFRAVDATSFDQNVFDNSNSLLDRRLNVYLAKIRALLQKLSSVDLVGLSHQQKLAFWINTYNSCMMNAFLEHGAPTTPQTLVAMMPKATINVGGRVLSAMTIEHFILRLPYNAKHVRVNPKGVKSGNGAAAAARGVFGLDWPEPSVTFALSCGSWSSPAVRVYTACHVEEELEAAKRDYLQAAVGVSTATSISIPKLLHWYLLDFTKDVSSLMDWVCLQLPGERRRHAVEAVEASRRSPSPPPIQVVPYEFRFREIHMKS, from the exons atgaaaataaaggaGACCTCACCTGGCGTGACCGATCGATATCAAGCCGCGAATAAAACGGAGGAAGCCGTAGTGAAgcgaacaccaccaccacccacgcggaggaggagaagaaacatCACGCGAGAGTACGAGACGAATCGAACCCGCGATCACCACTTCACCGCCGGGTTCTGCCTCGCATTCTGGGCTCCTCCTcgtctcgcggcggcggcggcgtcggttgGCTCCTCCGATCCTACGTCGCCGATCGGACGTTCGTGCCAGTGGCCACCCAACCTTACCCTGGTGGTGATAGGTGATGTACACGGCGCCGGGGAGGCGATGAGTGGCAGCGTGGGGAGGAGGacgtcaccggcggcggtgcggcacgGCGGCGTGAGGGCTCCTCCGAGGAGCGACAAG GTGATGGAGAGGCCCAACTCGAAGATTCCGGCGATGAAGGCGTCGTCCTCCAATGCTGCGGCGCCCCAGATGATCATGAACAGGAGCCAATCCAGGAGAGACAGGAAGATTGCACTGCAGCAAGAC GTGGACAAGCTGAGGAAGAAGCTGCGGCACGAGGAGAACGTCCACCGAGCTCTGGAGCGCGCCTTCACGAGGCCACTCGGCGCTCTCCCTCGCCTTCCACCTTACCTGCCTTCTCAG ACGCTGGAGCTCCTCGCCGAGGTCGCGGTcttggaggaggaggtcgtccGGCTCGAGGAGCAGGTCGTCAGCTTCCGGCAAGGGCTCTACGAGGAGGCTGTCACCATCTCCATGGCGAAGAGCGCGTACTTCTCCGACACCgaccggtgcacgccggcgcgCCATGGCCAAGTTCCCGACCAAGCTGCTAGTGCTAGCTGGTCGTCTCTGAAGCGAGTCACCAATGTCAAGCAGACGCCAAGAAGGACTATTCCTTCCATGAACCATGGAGGTGATCGTCCTGGGAAGGAGAACCAATCGTGTACCACCAACTCTTTCAGAGATCACAGCCGGTTCCCTCTGAAAACCGTGCCAAAATGCAGTAATCCAGAAGAGGAGAAATGTGCCGATTTTCAG ACAGTTAGTGCAGTGAAAGATCAGAAAGGTACTGAGGACACCACTGTCATTGATTCAGAAAACATCTCGACAGAAGCAAACAAAGTGTCTGAGGAGCTATTGACGTGCCTACTGAATATCTTCTCACAGATGAGGTCCTCCAGTGACCAAGATGAGGACCGATCATCGTCTCCGTCGGTTTCAGGCTCCTGCGAGAGCTCCGACGgcgccgcctgcgccggcgACCCCTACGGCGTCCTGGAATTGGGTAGCAGGGACATTGGTCCATACAAGCAATTCAGAGCAGTTGATGCCACTTCATTCGATCAGAATGTTTTTGACAACAGCAACTCCCTTCTTGACAGGAGATTGAA TGTCTACCTGGCAAAAATCAGGGCCTTGCTCCAGAAGCTCTCTTCAGTTGACCTAGTGGGCCTTTCCCATCAGCAGAAGTTAGCATTCTGGATCAACACCTACAATTCCTGCATGATGAAT GCATTTCTTGAGCATGGAGCACCTACCACCCCACAAACGCTGGTGGCAATGATGCCCAAg GCGACAATCAACGTGGGTGGGCGCGTGCTGAGCGCCATGACGATCGAGCACTTCATCCTAAGGCTGCCCTACAATGCAAAGCATGTAAGA GTGAACCCGAAGGGGGTGAAATCCGgcaatggcgcggcggcggcggcgagaggggtTTTTGGACTGGACTGGCCTGAGCCGTCGGTGACATTCGCGCTGTCCTGCGGAAGCTGGTCTTCGCCGGCG GTGAGGGTGTACACGGCTTGCCACGTCGAGGAAGAGCTGGAGGCAGCCAAGAGGGACTACCTGCAGGCCGCCGTCGGCGTCTCGACGGCGACCAGCATCTCGATCCCCAAGCTCCTGCACTGGTACCTTCTTGACTTCACCAAGGACGTGAGCTCCCTCATGGACTGGGTGTGCCTGCAGCTgcccggcgagcggcggcggcacgccgtCGAGGCCGTCGAGGCCAGCCGCCggagcccgtcgccgccgcctatCCAGGTTGTGCCGTACGAGTTCAGGTTCAG GGAAATACACATGAAGAGTTGA
- the LOC9267781 gene encoding uncharacterized protein isoform X1 → MKIKETSPGVTDRYQAANKTEEAVVKRTPPPPTRRRRRNITREYETNRTRDHHFTAGFCLAFWAPPRLAAAAASVGSSDPTSPIGRSCQWPPNLTLVVIGDVHGAGEAMSGSVGRRTSPAAVRHGGVRAPPRSDKVMERPNSKIPAMKASSSNAAAPQMIMNRSQSRRDRKIALQQDVDKLRKKLRHEENVHRALERAFTRPLGALPRLPPYLPSQTLELLAEVAVLEEEVVRLEEQVVSFRQGLYEEAVTISMAKSAYFSDTDRCTPARHGQVPDQAASASWSSLKRVTNVKQTPRRTIPSMNHGGDRPGKENQSCTTNSFRDHSRFPLKTVPKCSNPEEEKCADFQTVSAVKDQKGTEDTTVIDSENISTEANKVSEELLTCLLNIFSQMRSSSDQDEDRSSSPSVSGSCESSDGAACAGDPYGVLELGSRDIGPYKQFRAVDATSFDQNVFDNSNSLLDRRLNVYLAKIRALLQKLSSVDLVGLSHQQKLAFWINTYNSCMMNAFLEHGAPTTPQTLVAMMPKATINVGGRVLSAMTIEHFILRLPYNAKHVNPKGVKSGNGAAAAARGVFGLDWPEPSVTFALSCGSWSSPAVRVYTACHVEEELEAAKRDYLQAAVGVSTATSISIPKLLHWYLLDFTKDVSSLMDWVCLQLPGERRRHAVEAVEASRRSPSPPPIQVVPYEFRFREIHMKS, encoded by the exons atgaaaataaaggaGACCTCACCTGGCGTGACCGATCGATATCAAGCCGCGAATAAAACGGAGGAAGCCGTAGTGAAgcgaacaccaccaccacccacgcggaggaggagaagaaacatCACGCGAGAGTACGAGACGAATCGAACCCGCGATCACCACTTCACCGCCGGGTTCTGCCTCGCATTCTGGGCTCCTCCTcgtctcgcggcggcggcggcgtcggttgGCTCCTCCGATCCTACGTCGCCGATCGGACGTTCGTGCCAGTGGCCACCCAACCTTACCCTGGTGGTGATAGGTGATGTACACGGCGCCGGGGAGGCGATGAGTGGCAGCGTGGGGAGGAGGacgtcaccggcggcggtgcggcacgGCGGCGTGAGGGCTCCTCCGAGGAGCGACAAG GTGATGGAGAGGCCCAACTCGAAGATTCCGGCGATGAAGGCGTCGTCCTCCAATGCTGCGGCGCCCCAGATGATCATGAACAGGAGCCAATCCAGGAGAGACAGGAAGATTGCACTGCAGCAAGAC GTGGACAAGCTGAGGAAGAAGCTGCGGCACGAGGAGAACGTCCACCGAGCTCTGGAGCGCGCCTTCACGAGGCCACTCGGCGCTCTCCCTCGCCTTCCACCTTACCTGCCTTCTCAG ACGCTGGAGCTCCTCGCCGAGGTCGCGGTcttggaggaggaggtcgtccGGCTCGAGGAGCAGGTCGTCAGCTTCCGGCAAGGGCTCTACGAGGAGGCTGTCACCATCTCCATGGCGAAGAGCGCGTACTTCTCCGACACCgaccggtgcacgccggcgcgCCATGGCCAAGTTCCCGACCAAGCTGCTAGTGCTAGCTGGTCGTCTCTGAAGCGAGTCACCAATGTCAAGCAGACGCCAAGAAGGACTATTCCTTCCATGAACCATGGAGGTGATCGTCCTGGGAAGGAGAACCAATCGTGTACCACCAACTCTTTCAGAGATCACAGCCGGTTCCCTCTGAAAACCGTGCCAAAATGCAGTAATCCAGAAGAGGAGAAATGTGCCGATTTTCAG ACAGTTAGTGCAGTGAAAGATCAGAAAGGTACTGAGGACACCACTGTCATTGATTCAGAAAACATCTCGACAGAAGCAAACAAAGTGTCTGAGGAGCTATTGACGTGCCTACTGAATATCTTCTCACAGATGAGGTCCTCCAGTGACCAAGATGAGGACCGATCATCGTCTCCGTCGGTTTCAGGCTCCTGCGAGAGCTCCGACGgcgccgcctgcgccggcgACCCCTACGGCGTCCTGGAATTGGGTAGCAGGGACATTGGTCCATACAAGCAATTCAGAGCAGTTGATGCCACTTCATTCGATCAGAATGTTTTTGACAACAGCAACTCCCTTCTTGACAGGAGATTGAA TGTCTACCTGGCAAAAATCAGGGCCTTGCTCCAGAAGCTCTCTTCAGTTGACCTAGTGGGCCTTTCCCATCAGCAGAAGTTAGCATTCTGGATCAACACCTACAATTCCTGCATGATGAAT GCATTTCTTGAGCATGGAGCACCTACCACCCCACAAACGCTGGTGGCAATGATGCCCAAg GCGACAATCAACGTGGGTGGGCGCGTGCTGAGCGCCATGACGATCGAGCACTTCATCCTAAGGCTGCCCTACAATGCAAAGCAT GTGAACCCGAAGGGGGTGAAATCCGgcaatggcgcggcggcggcggcgagaggggtTTTTGGACTGGACTGGCCTGAGCCGTCGGTGACATTCGCGCTGTCCTGCGGAAGCTGGTCTTCGCCGGCG GTGAGGGTGTACACGGCTTGCCACGTCGAGGAAGAGCTGGAGGCAGCCAAGAGGGACTACCTGCAGGCCGCCGTCGGCGTCTCGACGGCGACCAGCATCTCGATCCCCAAGCTCCTGCACTGGTACCTTCTTGACTTCACCAAGGACGTGAGCTCCCTCATGGACTGGGTGTGCCTGCAGCTgcccggcgagcggcggcggcacgccgtCGAGGCCGTCGAGGCCAGCCGCCggagcccgtcgccgccgcctatCCAGGTTGTGCCGTACGAGTTCAGGTTCAG GGAAATACACATGAAGAGTTGA
- the LOC9267781 gene encoding uncharacterized protein isoform X4: protein MKIKETSPGVTDRYQAANKTEEAVVKRTPPPPTRRRRRNITREYETNRTRDHHFTAGFCLAFWAPPRLAAAAASVGSSDPTSPIGRSCQWPPNLTLVVIGDVHGAGEAMSGSVGRRTSPAAVRHGGVRAPPRSDKVMERPNSKIPAMKASSSNAAAPQMIMNRSQSRRDRKIALQQDVDKLRKKLRHEENVHRALERAFTRPLGALPRLPPYLPSQTLELLAEVAVLEEEVVRLEEQVVSFRQGLYEEAVTISMAKSAYFSDTDRCTPARHGQVPDQAASASWSSLKRVTNVKQTPRRTIPSMNHGGDRPGKENQSCTTNSFRDHSRFPLKTVPKCSNPEEEKCADFQTVSAVKDQKGTEDTTVIDSENISTEANKVSEELLTCLLNIFSQMRSSSDQDEDRSSSPSVSGSCESSDGAACAGDPYGVLELGSRDIGPYKQFRAVDATSFDQNVFDNSNSLLDRRLKALLQKLSSVDLVGLSHQQKLAFWINTYNSCMMNAFLEHGAPTTPQTLVAMMPKATINVGGRVLSAMTIEHFILRLPYNAKHVRVYTACHVEEELEAAKRDYLQAAVGVSTATSISIPKLLHWYLLDFTKDVSSLMDWVCLQLPGERRRHAVEAVEASRRSPSPPPIQVVPYEFRFREIHMKS, encoded by the exons atgaaaataaaggaGACCTCACCTGGCGTGACCGATCGATATCAAGCCGCGAATAAAACGGAGGAAGCCGTAGTGAAgcgaacaccaccaccacccacgcggaggaggagaagaaacatCACGCGAGAGTACGAGACGAATCGAACCCGCGATCACCACTTCACCGCCGGGTTCTGCCTCGCATTCTGGGCTCCTCCTcgtctcgcggcggcggcggcgtcggttgGCTCCTCCGATCCTACGTCGCCGATCGGACGTTCGTGCCAGTGGCCACCCAACCTTACCCTGGTGGTGATAGGTGATGTACACGGCGCCGGGGAGGCGATGAGTGGCAGCGTGGGGAGGAGGacgtcaccggcggcggtgcggcacgGCGGCGTGAGGGCTCCTCCGAGGAGCGACAAG GTGATGGAGAGGCCCAACTCGAAGATTCCGGCGATGAAGGCGTCGTCCTCCAATGCTGCGGCGCCCCAGATGATCATGAACAGGAGCCAATCCAGGAGAGACAGGAAGATTGCACTGCAGCAAGAC GTGGACAAGCTGAGGAAGAAGCTGCGGCACGAGGAGAACGTCCACCGAGCTCTGGAGCGCGCCTTCACGAGGCCACTCGGCGCTCTCCCTCGCCTTCCACCTTACCTGCCTTCTCAG ACGCTGGAGCTCCTCGCCGAGGTCGCGGTcttggaggaggaggtcgtccGGCTCGAGGAGCAGGTCGTCAGCTTCCGGCAAGGGCTCTACGAGGAGGCTGTCACCATCTCCATGGCGAAGAGCGCGTACTTCTCCGACACCgaccggtgcacgccggcgcgCCATGGCCAAGTTCCCGACCAAGCTGCTAGTGCTAGCTGGTCGTCTCTGAAGCGAGTCACCAATGTCAAGCAGACGCCAAGAAGGACTATTCCTTCCATGAACCATGGAGGTGATCGTCCTGGGAAGGAGAACCAATCGTGTACCACCAACTCTTTCAGAGATCACAGCCGGTTCCCTCTGAAAACCGTGCCAAAATGCAGTAATCCAGAAGAGGAGAAATGTGCCGATTTTCAG ACAGTTAGTGCAGTGAAAGATCAGAAAGGTACTGAGGACACCACTGTCATTGATTCAGAAAACATCTCGACAGAAGCAAACAAAGTGTCTGAGGAGCTATTGACGTGCCTACTGAATATCTTCTCACAGATGAGGTCCTCCAGTGACCAAGATGAGGACCGATCATCGTCTCCGTCGGTTTCAGGCTCCTGCGAGAGCTCCGACGgcgccgcctgcgccggcgACCCCTACGGCGTCCTGGAATTGGGTAGCAGGGACATTGGTCCATACAAGCAATTCAGAGCAGTTGATGCCACTTCATTCGATCAGAATGTTTTTGACAACAGCAACTCCCTTCTTGACAGGAGATTGAA GGCCTTGCTCCAGAAGCTCTCTTCAGTTGACCTAGTGGGCCTTTCCCATCAGCAGAAGTTAGCATTCTGGATCAACACCTACAATTCCTGCATGATGAAT GCATTTCTTGAGCATGGAGCACCTACCACCCCACAAACGCTGGTGGCAATGATGCCCAAg GCGACAATCAACGTGGGTGGGCGCGTGCTGAGCGCCATGACGATCGAGCACTTCATCCTAAGGCTGCCCTACAATGCAAAGCAT GTGAGGGTGTACACGGCTTGCCACGTCGAGGAAGAGCTGGAGGCAGCCAAGAGGGACTACCTGCAGGCCGCCGTCGGCGTCTCGACGGCGACCAGCATCTCGATCCCCAAGCTCCTGCACTGGTACCTTCTTGACTTCACCAAGGACGTGAGCTCCCTCATGGACTGGGTGTGCCTGCAGCTgcccggcgagcggcggcggcacgccgtCGAGGCCGTCGAGGCCAGCCGCCggagcccgtcgccgccgcctatCCAGGTTGTGCCGTACGAGTTCAGGTTCAG GGAAATACACATGAAGAGTTGA
- the LOC9267781 gene encoding uncharacterized protein isoform X2 yields MKIKETSPGVTDRYQAANKTEEAVVKRTPPPPTRRRRRNITREYETNRTRDHHFTAGFCLAFWAPPRLAAAAASVGSSDPTSPIGRSCQWPPNLTLVVIGDVHGAGEAMSGSVGRRTSPAAVRHGGVRAPPRSDKVMERPNSKIPAMKASSSNAAAPQMIMNRSQSRRDRKIALQQDVDKLRKKLRHEENVHRALERAFTRPLGALPRLPPYLPSQTLELLAEVAVLEEEVVRLEEQVVSFRQGLYEEAVTISMAKSAYFSDTDRCTPARHGQVPDQAASASWSSLKRVTNVKQTPRRTIPSMNHGGDRPGKENQSCTTNSFRDHSRFPLKTVPKCSNPEEEKCADFQTVSAVKDQKGTEDTTVIDSENISTEANKVSEELLTCLLNIFSQMRSSSDQDEDRSSSPSVSGSCESSDGAACAGDPYGVLELGSRDIGPYKQFRAVDATSFDQNVFDNSNSLLDRRLKALLQKLSSVDLVGLSHQQKLAFWINTYNSCMMNAFLEHGAPTTPQTLVAMMPKATINVGGRVLSAMTIEHFILRLPYNAKHVRVNPKGVKSGNGAAAAARGVFGLDWPEPSVTFALSCGSWSSPAVRVYTACHVEEELEAAKRDYLQAAVGVSTATSISIPKLLHWYLLDFTKDVSSLMDWVCLQLPGERRRHAVEAVEASRRSPSPPPIQVVPYEFRFREIHMKS; encoded by the exons atgaaaataaaggaGACCTCACCTGGCGTGACCGATCGATATCAAGCCGCGAATAAAACGGAGGAAGCCGTAGTGAAgcgaacaccaccaccacccacgcggaggaggagaagaaacatCACGCGAGAGTACGAGACGAATCGAACCCGCGATCACCACTTCACCGCCGGGTTCTGCCTCGCATTCTGGGCTCCTCCTcgtctcgcggcggcggcggcgtcggttgGCTCCTCCGATCCTACGTCGCCGATCGGACGTTCGTGCCAGTGGCCACCCAACCTTACCCTGGTGGTGATAGGTGATGTACACGGCGCCGGGGAGGCGATGAGTGGCAGCGTGGGGAGGAGGacgtcaccggcggcggtgcggcacgGCGGCGTGAGGGCTCCTCCGAGGAGCGACAAG GTGATGGAGAGGCCCAACTCGAAGATTCCGGCGATGAAGGCGTCGTCCTCCAATGCTGCGGCGCCCCAGATGATCATGAACAGGAGCCAATCCAGGAGAGACAGGAAGATTGCACTGCAGCAAGAC GTGGACAAGCTGAGGAAGAAGCTGCGGCACGAGGAGAACGTCCACCGAGCTCTGGAGCGCGCCTTCACGAGGCCACTCGGCGCTCTCCCTCGCCTTCCACCTTACCTGCCTTCTCAG ACGCTGGAGCTCCTCGCCGAGGTCGCGGTcttggaggaggaggtcgtccGGCTCGAGGAGCAGGTCGTCAGCTTCCGGCAAGGGCTCTACGAGGAGGCTGTCACCATCTCCATGGCGAAGAGCGCGTACTTCTCCGACACCgaccggtgcacgccggcgcgCCATGGCCAAGTTCCCGACCAAGCTGCTAGTGCTAGCTGGTCGTCTCTGAAGCGAGTCACCAATGTCAAGCAGACGCCAAGAAGGACTATTCCTTCCATGAACCATGGAGGTGATCGTCCTGGGAAGGAGAACCAATCGTGTACCACCAACTCTTTCAGAGATCACAGCCGGTTCCCTCTGAAAACCGTGCCAAAATGCAGTAATCCAGAAGAGGAGAAATGTGCCGATTTTCAG ACAGTTAGTGCAGTGAAAGATCAGAAAGGTACTGAGGACACCACTGTCATTGATTCAGAAAACATCTCGACAGAAGCAAACAAAGTGTCTGAGGAGCTATTGACGTGCCTACTGAATATCTTCTCACAGATGAGGTCCTCCAGTGACCAAGATGAGGACCGATCATCGTCTCCGTCGGTTTCAGGCTCCTGCGAGAGCTCCGACGgcgccgcctgcgccggcgACCCCTACGGCGTCCTGGAATTGGGTAGCAGGGACATTGGTCCATACAAGCAATTCAGAGCAGTTGATGCCACTTCATTCGATCAGAATGTTTTTGACAACAGCAACTCCCTTCTTGACAGGAGATTGAA GGCCTTGCTCCAGAAGCTCTCTTCAGTTGACCTAGTGGGCCTTTCCCATCAGCAGAAGTTAGCATTCTGGATCAACACCTACAATTCCTGCATGATGAAT GCATTTCTTGAGCATGGAGCACCTACCACCCCACAAACGCTGGTGGCAATGATGCCCAAg GCGACAATCAACGTGGGTGGGCGCGTGCTGAGCGCCATGACGATCGAGCACTTCATCCTAAGGCTGCCCTACAATGCAAAGCATGTAAGA GTGAACCCGAAGGGGGTGAAATCCGgcaatggcgcggcggcggcggcgagaggggtTTTTGGACTGGACTGGCCTGAGCCGTCGGTGACATTCGCGCTGTCCTGCGGAAGCTGGTCTTCGCCGGCG GTGAGGGTGTACACGGCTTGCCACGTCGAGGAAGAGCTGGAGGCAGCCAAGAGGGACTACCTGCAGGCCGCCGTCGGCGTCTCGACGGCGACCAGCATCTCGATCCCCAAGCTCCTGCACTGGTACCTTCTTGACTTCACCAAGGACGTGAGCTCCCTCATGGACTGGGTGTGCCTGCAGCTgcccggcgagcggcggcggcacgccgtCGAGGCCGTCGAGGCCAGCCGCCggagcccgtcgccgccgcctatCCAGGTTGTGCCGTACGAGTTCAGGTTCAG GGAAATACACATGAAGAGTTGA
- the LOC9267781 gene encoding uncharacterized protein isoform X3, protein MKIKETSPGVTDRYQAANKTEEAVVKRTPPPPTRRRRRNITREYETNRTRDHHFTAGFCLAFWAPPRLAAAAASVGSSDPTSPIGRSCQWPPNLTLVVIGDVHGAGEAMSGSVGRRTSPAAVRHGGVRAPPRSDKVMERPNSKIPAMKASSSNAAAPQMIMNRSQSRRDRKIALQQDVDKLRKKLRHEENVHRALERAFTRPLGALPRLPPYLPSQTLELLAEVAVLEEEVVRLEEQVVSFRQGLYEEAVTISMAKSAYFSDTDRCTPARHGQVPDQAASASWSSLKRVTNVKQTPRRTIPSMNHGGDRPGKENQSCTTNSFRDHSRFPLKTVPKCSNPEEEKCADFQTVSAVKDQKGTEDTTVIDSENISTEANKVSEELLTCLLNIFSQMRSSSDQDEDRSSSPSVSGSCESSDGAACAGDPYGVLELGSRDIGPYKQFRAVDATSFDQNVFDNSNSLLDRRLNVYLAKIRALLQKLSSVDLVGLSHQQKLAFWINTYNSCMMNAFLEHGAPTTPQTLVAMMPKATINVGGRVLSAMTIEHFILRLPYNAKHVRVYTACHVEEELEAAKRDYLQAAVGVSTATSISIPKLLHWYLLDFTKDVSSLMDWVCLQLPGERRRHAVEAVEASRRSPSPPPIQVVPYEFRFREIHMKS, encoded by the exons atgaaaataaaggaGACCTCACCTGGCGTGACCGATCGATATCAAGCCGCGAATAAAACGGAGGAAGCCGTAGTGAAgcgaacaccaccaccacccacgcggaggaggagaagaaacatCACGCGAGAGTACGAGACGAATCGAACCCGCGATCACCACTTCACCGCCGGGTTCTGCCTCGCATTCTGGGCTCCTCCTcgtctcgcggcggcggcggcgtcggttgGCTCCTCCGATCCTACGTCGCCGATCGGACGTTCGTGCCAGTGGCCACCCAACCTTACCCTGGTGGTGATAGGTGATGTACACGGCGCCGGGGAGGCGATGAGTGGCAGCGTGGGGAGGAGGacgtcaccggcggcggtgcggcacgGCGGCGTGAGGGCTCCTCCGAGGAGCGACAAG GTGATGGAGAGGCCCAACTCGAAGATTCCGGCGATGAAGGCGTCGTCCTCCAATGCTGCGGCGCCCCAGATGATCATGAACAGGAGCCAATCCAGGAGAGACAGGAAGATTGCACTGCAGCAAGAC GTGGACAAGCTGAGGAAGAAGCTGCGGCACGAGGAGAACGTCCACCGAGCTCTGGAGCGCGCCTTCACGAGGCCACTCGGCGCTCTCCCTCGCCTTCCACCTTACCTGCCTTCTCAG ACGCTGGAGCTCCTCGCCGAGGTCGCGGTcttggaggaggaggtcgtccGGCTCGAGGAGCAGGTCGTCAGCTTCCGGCAAGGGCTCTACGAGGAGGCTGTCACCATCTCCATGGCGAAGAGCGCGTACTTCTCCGACACCgaccggtgcacgccggcgcgCCATGGCCAAGTTCCCGACCAAGCTGCTAGTGCTAGCTGGTCGTCTCTGAAGCGAGTCACCAATGTCAAGCAGACGCCAAGAAGGACTATTCCTTCCATGAACCATGGAGGTGATCGTCCTGGGAAGGAGAACCAATCGTGTACCACCAACTCTTTCAGAGATCACAGCCGGTTCCCTCTGAAAACCGTGCCAAAATGCAGTAATCCAGAAGAGGAGAAATGTGCCGATTTTCAG ACAGTTAGTGCAGTGAAAGATCAGAAAGGTACTGAGGACACCACTGTCATTGATTCAGAAAACATCTCGACAGAAGCAAACAAAGTGTCTGAGGAGCTATTGACGTGCCTACTGAATATCTTCTCACAGATGAGGTCCTCCAGTGACCAAGATGAGGACCGATCATCGTCTCCGTCGGTTTCAGGCTCCTGCGAGAGCTCCGACGgcgccgcctgcgccggcgACCCCTACGGCGTCCTGGAATTGGGTAGCAGGGACATTGGTCCATACAAGCAATTCAGAGCAGTTGATGCCACTTCATTCGATCAGAATGTTTTTGACAACAGCAACTCCCTTCTTGACAGGAGATTGAA TGTCTACCTGGCAAAAATCAGGGCCTTGCTCCAGAAGCTCTCTTCAGTTGACCTAGTGGGCCTTTCCCATCAGCAGAAGTTAGCATTCTGGATCAACACCTACAATTCCTGCATGATGAAT GCATTTCTTGAGCATGGAGCACCTACCACCCCACAAACGCTGGTGGCAATGATGCCCAAg GCGACAATCAACGTGGGTGGGCGCGTGCTGAGCGCCATGACGATCGAGCACTTCATCCTAAGGCTGCCCTACAATGCAAAGCAT GTGAGGGTGTACACGGCTTGCCACGTCGAGGAAGAGCTGGAGGCAGCCAAGAGGGACTACCTGCAGGCCGCCGTCGGCGTCTCGACGGCGACCAGCATCTCGATCCCCAAGCTCCTGCACTGGTACCTTCTTGACTTCACCAAGGACGTGAGCTCCCTCATGGACTGGGTGTGCCTGCAGCTgcccggcgagcggcggcggcacgccgtCGAGGCCGTCGAGGCCAGCCGCCggagcccgtcgccgccgcctatCCAGGTTGTGCCGTACGAGTTCAGGTTCAG GGAAATACACATGAAGAGTTGA